In a single window of the bacterium genome:
- the coaBC gene encoding bifunctional phosphopantothenoylcysteine decarboxylase/phosphopantothenate--cysteine ligase CoaBC has protein sequence MTTLSGKEIVLGVTGGIAAYKACEIVRALRKESAGVRVILTASGARFITPLTLQTLSKNPVYTDLFDLITESEIGHISLAQGANLLMVAPATANLLGKIRGGIADDMLSTVVMATAAPVLLAPAMNSQMYASPAVRENVEVLRERGFTFVEPGEGELACGTVGPGRLADTEKIVEMARILLADKILAGKRVVVGAGPTAEDIDPVRFLTNRSSGKMGFAMAITARRLGADVTLVAGPTRLPDPPFLKTVRVRSAKEMMAAVSVAAEAADAVVMAAAVADFRPGSAAGQKIKKEAFDGRISLVPTEDILASLGRNKGNRVLVGFAAETNDLAGNAVDKMQRKNLDAIVANDVSRFDIGFDSDSNEVRVYFSDGTALDLAMAAKDAIASAVWRAVCRKFLHE, from the coding sequence ATGACCACGCTCTCGGGCAAGGAGATCGTCCTCGGGGTCACGGGCGGGATCGCGGCGTACAAGGCGTGCGAGATCGTCCGGGCGTTGCGCAAGGAGAGCGCGGGCGTCCGGGTGATCCTCACCGCCTCCGGGGCGCGGTTCATCACCCCCCTCACCCTGCAGACCCTTTCGAAGAACCCGGTCTACACCGACCTGTTCGACCTGATCACCGAGTCCGAGATCGGCCACATCTCCCTCGCGCAGGGGGCGAACCTCCTGATGGTCGCCCCGGCCACCGCGAACCTCCTCGGGAAGATCCGGGGCGGCATCGCGGACGACATGCTCTCCACGGTGGTGATGGCCACCGCCGCGCCGGTGCTTCTCGCGCCGGCGATGAACAGCCAGATGTACGCCTCCCCGGCGGTGCGGGAAAACGTTGAGGTCCTCCGGGAGAGGGGATTCACCTTCGTGGAACCCGGCGAGGGGGAGCTCGCGTGCGGAACGGTGGGTCCGGGGCGGCTGGCCGATACGGAGAAGATCGTCGAGATGGCCCGGATCCTGCTGGCGGACAAGATCCTCGCCGGGAAGAGGGTCGTGGTGGGGGCGGGACCCACGGCGGAGGACATCGACCCGGTCCGGTTCCTCACGAACCGGTCCAGCGGCAAGATGGGGTTCGCCATGGCGATCACCGCGCGGCGGCTCGGCGCGGACGTGACCCTCGTCGCGGGGCCGACCCGGCTGCCGGATCCGCCGTTCCTGAAGACGGTCCGGGTGCGCTCCGCGAAGGAGATGATGGCGGCGGTGTCGGTGGCGGCCGAAGCGGCGGACGCGGTGGTGATGGCGGCCGCCGTCGCGGACTTCCGCCCGGGTTCCGCGGCGGGACAAAAGATCAAGAAGGAGGCGTTCGACGGGCGGATCTCCCTGGTTCCGACGGAGGACATCCTCGCCTCCCTGGGGCGGAACAAGGGGAACCGCGTCCTCGTCGGGTTCGCGGCCGAGACGAACGATCTCGCCGGCAACGCGGTCGACAAGATGCAGCGGAAAAATCTCGACGCGATCGTGGCGAACGACGTCTCCCGTTTCGACATCGGGTTCGACTCCGACAGCAACGAGGTCCGCGTCTACTTCTCCGACGGGACCGCGCTCGACCTCGCCATGGCGGCCAAGGACGCGATCGCCTCCGCCGTCTGGCGGGCGGTCTGCCGGAAGTTTCTCCACGAATGA
- a CDS encoding MBL fold metallo-hydrolase: MTDARPLLVLAMEVGPLAENTYIVGHPASGKAAVIDPGDEADEILRQLAARGWTLDKILLTHGHFDHVGAVAALKESTGASIHIHPDDAERMRTAGRQGAMFGLRVPSPPAPDVLVREGDTIPLGDAAFRVLHTPGHTPGHVTYVSGDLAFVGDLIFEGSIGRTDLPGGSLEELLRAVREKIFTMPGETILLPGHGPATTVAEEKRGNPFFTGEDAGR; encoded by the coding sequence GTGACGGACGCCAGGCCGCTCCTGGTGCTGGCGATGGAGGTCGGGCCGCTGGCGGAGAACACCTACATCGTGGGACACCCCGCGAGCGGAAAGGCGGCCGTGATCGACCCCGGGGACGAGGCCGACGAGATCCTGCGCCAGTTGGCCGCACGGGGATGGACCCTCGACAAGATCCTTCTCACCCACGGCCACTTCGACCACGTGGGGGCGGTGGCGGCCCTCAAGGAGAGCACGGGAGCGAGCATCCACATCCATCCGGACGACGCGGAACGGATGCGCACGGCGGGCCGGCAAGGCGCGATGTTCGGGCTGCGCGTCCCCTCCCCTCCGGCTCCGGACGTCCTCGTTCGGGAGGGGGACACCATTCCACTGGGGGACGCCGCGTTCCGCGTTCTCCACACGCCGGGGCACACCCCGGGGCACGTGACGTACGTTTCCGGGGACCTGGCCTTCGTGGGAGACCTCATCTTCGAGGGGTCCATCGGCAGGACGGATCTTCCCGGGGGCTCCCTCGAGGAACTGCTGCGGGCGGTCCGGGAGAAGATCTTCACGATGCCCGGGGAGACCATTCTCCTTCCGGGGCATGGCCCGGCCACGACGGTTGCCGAGGAAAAACGCGGGAACCCATTCTTCACGGGGGAGGATGCAGGCAGATGA
- a CDS encoding sugar phosphate nucleotidyltransferase, with the protein MKAVVMAGGFGTRLRPLTEKLPKPLANVANRPMMEHVVRLLAAEGIDDLEVLLHFYPEKISSFFGDGSPWGVRINYVNAEADYGTAGAVKNAEERLSGTFLVISADIITDFDLSKAIEFHKERGAAVTIVLTRVPNPLQYGIVITEDDGRIVRFLEKPTWGEVFSDTINTGIYIVEPEVLDLIPPKKNWDFSKNLFPAMLARGDRLMGYVAEGYWKDVGNLDEYLNVHLDLLAGKVKIGFEGEKAGDRSVWIGEESKVDYTADLSNVLLGRKCVVGSGVTMSNVVIGDGCVVEDGAVLQSSVLWDRVSVGKGARIFENIVGSDVRVGRGAFLAERAVISDHCVIGTEAVVKPNVKVWPHKVVEDGAVLSSSLIWGEKWARTLFGAYGIVGLANIEISPEFAAKVGAAYAATFGRKVVLSTSRDSHKASRMINRSIMTGMLSVGVDVHDYGVTPLPVVRFLSRSHGEERGGVHIRKSPFNASFLDLKFFDDSGLDLSMGMEKNIENLFFREDFVRADIEETGVITFPLGGFDLYVDGFVKSVDAKAIKERNYNIVLDYSYGSAAVIFPRILGQLGVETVALNAILDPARITRSQEEFDKGMGHLAAISRSLSADFGVMLDTGGEKIFLIDGKGDILPDATALQVICLLACRQARSGRIGVPVTASRNIEKIATRFGMDVVRTRTLARSLMETAAKEGVAFAGDGAGGFVFPRFQPAFDGMFAIVKIMELLAAEGRGLADILREIPPTVLIHRKIPCAWENKGSLMRMLTGHAKGKPSQFIDGVKVFEGEDWVLVYPSQDEAYFHLVVESEDGRAAERLAAEYTDLFTSWGKKL; encoded by the coding sequence ATGAAGGCGGTCGTGATGGCGGGAGGGTTCGGAACGAGGCTTCGCCCGTTGACGGAGAAGCTTCCCAAGCCGTTGGCGAACGTGGCGAACCGGCCGATGATGGAACATGTCGTCCGGCTGCTGGCCGCCGAGGGGATCGACGACCTCGAGGTGCTGCTTCACTTCTACCCCGAGAAGATCAGCTCCTTCTTCGGGGACGGGTCCCCCTGGGGGGTCCGGATCAACTATGTGAACGCCGAGGCGGATTACGGCACCGCGGGGGCGGTGAAGAACGCGGAGGAGCGGCTCTCCGGGACCTTCCTGGTGATCAGCGCGGACATCATCACCGATTTCGACCTGTCGAAGGCGATCGAATTCCACAAGGAGCGCGGGGCGGCGGTCACCATCGTCCTGACGCGCGTCCCCAACCCCCTGCAGTACGGCATCGTGATCACCGAGGACGACGGCCGGATCGTCCGCTTCCTGGAGAAGCCGACGTGGGGGGAGGTCTTCTCCGACACGATCAACACGGGGATCTACATCGTCGAGCCCGAAGTGCTCGACCTCATCCCGCCGAAGAAGAACTGGGACTTCAGCAAGAACCTGTTCCCCGCCATGCTGGCCCGGGGCGACCGCCTCATGGGCTACGTCGCGGAAGGGTACTGGAAGGACGTTGGGAACCTCGACGAGTACCTGAACGTCCACCTCGACCTCCTGGCGGGGAAGGTGAAGATCGGCTTCGAGGGGGAGAAGGCGGGGGATCGGAGCGTCTGGATCGGCGAGGAGTCGAAGGTCGACTACACGGCGGACCTTTCCAACGTGCTCCTGGGGAGGAAGTGCGTCGTAGGGTCCGGGGTGACGATGAGCAACGTCGTGATCGGCGACGGGTGCGTCGTCGAGGACGGTGCGGTCCTCCAGTCCTCCGTGCTGTGGGATCGCGTGTCCGTGGGAAAGGGCGCCCGGATCTTCGAGAACATCGTCGGATCCGACGTACGGGTGGGGCGCGGCGCCTTCCTCGCGGAGCGGGCGGTGATCAGCGACCATTGCGTCATCGGGACGGAGGCGGTGGTCAAGCCGAACGTGAAGGTGTGGCCCCACAAGGTGGTCGAGGACGGGGCGGTCCTGTCGTCTTCCCTCATCTGGGGGGAGAAGTGGGCGCGCACCCTCTTCGGCGCCTACGGGATCGTCGGCCTGGCGAACATCGAGATTTCCCCCGAGTTCGCGGCGAAGGTGGGGGCCGCCTACGCCGCCACGTTCGGAAGGAAGGTGGTCCTCTCCACGAGCCGGGACAGCCACAAGGCGTCGCGGATGATCAACCGCTCGATCATGACGGGGATGCTCTCGGTCGGCGTCGACGTGCACGACTACGGCGTCACGCCCCTCCCGGTGGTGCGTTTCCTCTCGCGATCCCATGGCGAGGAGCGGGGCGGCGTCCACATCCGGAAGAGCCCCTTCAACGCGTCCTTCCTCGACCTCAAGTTCTTCGACGATTCCGGCCTCGACCTGTCGATGGGCATGGAGAAGAACATCGAGAACCTCTTCTTCCGCGAGGATTTCGTCCGGGCCGATATCGAGGAAACGGGGGTGATCACCTTCCCGCTGGGCGGATTCGACCTCTATGTGGACGGGTTCGTGAAATCCGTCGACGCGAAGGCGATCAAGGAGAGGAACTACAACATCGTGCTCGACTACTCCTACGGCTCCGCCGCCGTCATCTTCCCGCGGATCCTCGGGCAGCTCGGGGTCGAGACGGTGGCGCTGAACGCCATCCTCGACCCGGCACGCATCACGCGGTCGCAGGAGGAGTTCGACAAGGGGATGGGGCACCTCGCCGCGATCTCCCGGTCCCTCTCCGCGGACTTCGGGGTGATGCTCGACACCGGCGGCGAGAAGATCTTCCTGATCGACGGGAAAGGGGACATCCTCCCGGACGCGACCGCGCTGCAGGTGATCTGCCTCCTCGCCTGCCGCCAGGCGCGTTCGGGGCGGATCGGGGTCCCGGTGACCGCTTCGCGGAACATCGAGAAGATCGCGACGCGCTTCGGGATGGACGTGGTCAGGACGCGCACGCTGGCGCGGTCGCTGATGGAAACGGCGGCGAAAGAGGGGGTCGCATTCGCGGGGGACGGAGCGGGCGGGTTCGTCTTCCCGCGCTTCCAGCCGGCCTTCGACGGCATGTTCGCCATCGTGAAGATCATGGAGCTGCTGGCGGCCGAGGGACGGGGCCTCGCCGACATCCTCCGCGAGATCCCGCCGACGGTGCTGATCCATCGGAAGATCCCCTGCGCCTGGGAGAACAAGGGGTCCCTCATGCGGATGCTGACCGGCCACGCCAAGGGGAAGCCGAGCCAGTTCATCGACGGGGTGAAGGTGTTCGAGGGGGAGGATTGGGTGCTGGTCTATCCGAGCCAGGACGAGGCGTACTTCCACCTGGTGGTCGAGTCGGAGGACGGGCGCGCGGCGGAGAGGCTCGCCGCGGAGTACACGGACCTGTTCACTTCCTGGGGGAAGAAGCTGTGA
- a CDS encoding LysE family transporter, with protein MDFGHPAAIFVSSFIIGLSGAMMPGPLLAVTIRHASIRGFSAAPLLVLGHAILEAALVCLLLFGLIEWIRGDAAIITIALLGSAMLLKMAAGMAREVRTLHFDAAAGGSPGRTHDGKGSAGARPVIDGIVTSASNPYWSLWWATIGLGYLLLSRGQGWRGILAFFSGHILSDAAWYFFVGAAVSAGRNWFTDRVYRGVVGACAVFLVFFALTFGYLGVSRLVHIL; from the coding sequence ATGGATTTCGGCCATCCCGCGGCGATCTTCGTCTCTTCCTTCATCATCGGGCTCTCCGGGGCGATGATGCCGGGCCCTCTCCTTGCGGTCACGATCCGGCACGCTTCGATCCGCGGTTTTTCCGCAGCGCCGCTGCTCGTCCTCGGGCACGCGATCCTCGAGGCGGCGCTCGTGTGCCTCCTCCTGTTCGGGCTGATCGAGTGGATCCGGGGAGACGCGGCGATCATCACGATCGCACTGCTCGGCTCCGCGATGCTCCTCAAGATGGCGGCGGGGATGGCCCGGGAGGTCCGCACGCTCCATTTCGACGCCGCGGCGGGCGGCTCCCCGGGACGGACGCACGACGGGAAGGGATCCGCGGGGGCGCGTCCCGTGATCGACGGGATCGTCACCTCCGCCTCGAACCCGTACTGGTCGCTCTGGTGGGCGACGATCGGCCTCGGGTACCTGCTGCTTTCGCGCGGACAGGGATGGCGGGGCATCCTCGCCTTCTTCTCCGGGCACATCCTGTCCGACGCGGCATGGTACTTCTTCGTCGGGGCGGCGGTATCGGCGGGGAGGAACTGGTTCACCGACCGGGTCTACCGCGGCGTCGTCGGCGCCTGCGCCGTGTTCCTGGTCTTCTTCGCCCTCACCTTCGGGTATCTCGGCGTGTCGCGGCTTGTCCATATCCTGTAG
- a CDS encoding NUDIX hydrolase, translating to MAGRNPLPTADVVIEVGDRVVLVRRKYPPPGWAIPGGFVETGETVESAAVREALEETGLRVTLTALLGVYSDPARDARHHTISTVYVGRADGEPSGGDDAAEARLFGEGDLPSPIAFDHARILADYFRFKRTGRRPL from the coding sequence TTGGCCGGCCGAAATCCCCTCCCCACCGCCGATGTCGTCATCGAGGTCGGAGACCGCGTCGTTCTGGTCCGGCGGAAGTATCCCCCCCCGGGATGGGCGATCCCCGGCGGGTTCGTCGAGACCGGCGAAACCGTCGAGTCGGCGGCCGTCCGGGAGGCCTTGGAGGAGACGGGCCTGCGCGTGACCCTCACCGCGCTGCTGGGCGTCTACTCCGACCCGGCCCGCGACGCCCGGCATCACACGATCTCTACGGTCTATGTCGGACGCGCGGACGGCGAACCGTCGGGCGGCGACGACGCCGCCGAGGCGCGCCTGTTCGGCGAGGGCGACCTACCCTCCCCCATCGCCTTCGACCACGCGAGGATCCTGGCGGACTACTTCCGGTTCAAGAGGACGGGCCGCCGCCCGCTCTGA
- a CDS encoding pyridoxal phosphate-dependent aminotransferase yields MKLASRVGRIKPSPTLAITGKAKQMKAQGIDVVGFGAGEPDFDTPDNIKAVAKKALDDGYTKYTPVPGSPELKDAIIAKLKRDNGLEYKRENIIVSLGAKHSIYNVAQAFLEAGDEVIIPAPYWVSYPDIALLADATPVIVEAKQSTGFKITPAQLEKAITKKTKLFVLNSPSNPTGAAYTKAELEALAQVIVKKDITVLSDEIYEKLVYDGFKFTSLASLGEEVKKRTILVNGLSKSHSMTGWRIGYVAADKDLVAAMGNIQSQSTSNPVSFCDKASIEALNGPQDFQKAWVAEFDRRRRYITERLNKMPGVSCLLPQGAFYVFPNFSGCYGKKTPAGKVIDGSSALSAYLLDDHKVAAVPGIAFGDDACQRLSYATSMKNIEKGIDRIEQAVKALK; encoded by the coding sequence ATGAAGCTGGCCAGCAGGGTAGGGAGGATCAAGCCTTCGCCGACGCTCGCGATCACCGGCAAGGCGAAGCAGATGAAGGCGCAGGGAATCGACGTGGTCGGCTTCGGGGCCGGAGAGCCGGATTTCGACACGCCCGACAACATCAAGGCCGTCGCCAAGAAGGCGCTCGACGACGGGTACACGAAGTACACCCCGGTCCCCGGTTCGCCGGAGCTCAAGGATGCCATCATCGCCAAGCTCAAGCGGGACAACGGGCTCGAATACAAGCGGGAGAACATCATCGTCTCCCTCGGCGCGAAGCATTCGATCTACAACGTCGCCCAGGCGTTCCTCGAGGCGGGGGACGAGGTGATCATCCCCGCGCCGTACTGGGTCTCCTACCCGGACATCGCGCTCCTGGCGGACGCCACCCCGGTGATCGTCGAGGCGAAGCAGTCCACGGGGTTCAAGATCACCCCGGCGCAGCTGGAAAAGGCGATCACGAAGAAGACGAAGCTCTTCGTCCTGAACAGCCCCTCGAACCCGACCGGCGCGGCGTACACGAAGGCGGAGCTCGAGGCGCTGGCCCAGGTGATCGTGAAGAAGGACATCACCGTCCTGTCGGACGAGATCTACGAGAAGCTCGTGTACGACGGATTCAAATTCACCTCCCTAGCCTCGCTGGGCGAAGAGGTGAAGAAGCGGACGATCCTGGTGAACGGTCTCTCCAAGTCGCACTCGATGACCGGGTGGCGGATCGGGTACGTCGCGGCGGACAAGGACCTCGTCGCGGCGATGGGCAACATCCAGAGCCAGAGCACGAGCAACCCCGTGTCGTTCTGCGACAAGGCGTCGATCGAGGCGCTGAACGGCCCCCAGGACTTCCAGAAGGCCTGGGTCGCCGAGTTCGACCGGCGGCGCCGCTACATCACCGAACGGCTCAACAAGATGCCGGGGGTGTCGTGCCTGCTCCCGCAGGGAGCGTTCTACGTCTTCCCGAACTTCTCCGGGTGCTACGGGAAGAAGACGCCCGCGGGCAAGGTGATCGACGGTTCCTCGGCCCTGTCGGCGTACCTGCTCGATGATCACAAGGTGGCGGCGGTCCCCGGGATCGCCTTCGGCGACGACGCGTGCCAGCGCCTCTCCTATGCCACGTCCATGAAGAACATCGAGAAGGGGATCGACCGCATCGAGCAGGCCGTCAAGGCCCTCAAGTAA
- the coaD gene encoding pantetheine-phosphate adenylyltransferase, which yields MRTVAVYPGSFDPPTNGHLDIIERSSRVFSRVIVAVALNIRKNIMFTPAERQMMLRKLTRPWANVEVTAFSGLLVDFAREREAHILVRGLRAISDFEYEYQMAHMNRKLAPDIDTVIMMTGERHSYISSNIVKEIAMFGGKIDDLVPPSVRDLVFRKMKGAKRK from the coding sequence ATGAGAACCGTCGCCGTCTATCCCGGTTCGTTCGATCCCCCCACGAACGGGCACCTGGACATCATCGAGCGATCCTCCAGGGTCTTTTCGCGGGTGATCGTGGCGGTGGCGCTGAACATCCGGAAGAACATCATGTTCACCCCCGCGGAGCGGCAGATGATGCTGCGGAAGCTCACCCGTCCCTGGGCGAACGTGGAAGTGACGGCGTTCAGCGGCCTCCTGGTGGACTTCGCCCGCGAACGGGAAGCCCACATCCTGGTCCGGGGACTGCGGGCGATCTCGGACTTCGAGTATGAGTACCAGATGGCGCACATGAACCGGAAGCTCGCCCCCGACATCGACACGGTGATCATGATGACGGGAGAGCGGCATTCCTACATCAGTTCGAACATCGTCAAGGAGATCGCGATGTTCGGCGGCAAGATCGACGACCTGGTACCGCCCTCGGTACGGGACCTCGTATTCCGGAAGATGAAAGGAGCGAAGAGAAAATGA
- the rsmD gene encoding 16S rRNA (guanine(966)-N(2))-methyltransferase RsmD, with protein MRIVAGKWRGRTLRAPRGTSVRPTTDRVREAVFSILGDVVEGSDVLDLFAGTGAMAIESLSRGAAGAVLVESSPAALAVLKENLAALAAEGALCLPLDYREAVRRLAAKRRSFTLVFLDPPYGKGLVGRSAELLSAAGILAPGAVVVAERASRDPEDPLPAGWKERTDRRYGDTRITLYDIPDPCGQAPQGGQEQEKR; from the coding sequence GTGAGGATCGTCGCCGGAAAGTGGAGGGGGAGGACGTTGCGCGCCCCCCGCGGCACCTCCGTCCGGCCCACCACGGACCGGGTCCGCGAGGCCGTATTCTCCATCCTCGGGGACGTCGTGGAGGGGAGCGACGTTCTCGACCTCTTCGCCGGGACCGGCGCAATGGCGATCGAGTCGCTCTCCCGCGGGGCGGCCGGGGCGGTGCTGGTGGAATCCTCGCCGGCGGCCCTCGCGGTGCTGAAGGAAAACCTGGCGGCGCTCGCGGCGGAAGGCGCGCTCTGCCTTCCCCTCGATTACCGGGAGGCGGTCCGGCGGCTCGCCGCCAAGCGGAGGTCGTTCACGCTCGTGTTTCTCGACCCCCCGTACGGCAAGGGGCTGGTCGGAAGGTCGGCGGAGCTGCTTTCCGCCGCGGGCATTCTCGCTCCCGGCGCCGTGGTGGTGGCGGAGCGGGCCTCGCGGGATCCGGAGGATCCGCTCCCGGCGGGCTGGAAGGAACGGACCGACCGCCGGTACGGCGATACGCGGATCACGTTGTACGATATCCCCGATCCTTGCGGGCAGGCGCCGCAGGGCGGGCAGGAACAGGAGAAACGATGA
- a CDS encoding class II fructose-bisphosphate aldolase, protein MDYKSIRRFVPENAAKVIPPGNPACPVNGRDVYRALASHKTIVMACNIRIPLVLPGIMRAAKEMDAMVAFELAKSEGDLKGGYTGMNPELFVRTIVAAAKKAEFDTPFVIHGDHITVKNSTEAEVEGARALIAAELAAGYTSYAIDASFNEIPDNARITTSLAGPIAERGLGLEVEVGEIKSVGTEAHLSTVAEAVDLMERLTAAGVHPDLLAINNGSKHGNYLEGEKISIDLDRTGEIYRAIHERFGVSIAQHGITGTPLHLIGKFAEYGIRKGNVGTQWQNIAHAGLPPELMGKMREWAKGAGKDIKFATKQFKAEIDAVPAPFAEKIEKAAYDEAKLLFQAFRAAGTAKIVAEALAARA, encoded by the coding sequence ATGGACTATAAATCGATCAGGCGGTTCGTCCCGGAAAATGCGGCAAAGGTGATTCCCCCGGGGAATCCCGCGTGCCCGGTCAACGGCCGCGACGTCTATCGCGCACTCGCGTCCCACAAGACGATCGTCATGGCGTGCAACATCCGGATCCCTCTCGTCCTCCCGGGGATCATGCGGGCGGCGAAGGAGATGGACGCCATGGTGGCGTTCGAGCTGGCCAAGTCGGAAGGCGATTTGAAGGGCGGCTACACGGGGATGAACCCGGAGCTCTTCGTCCGCACGATCGTGGCGGCGGCGAAGAAGGCGGAGTTCGACACCCCGTTCGTGATCCACGGCGACCACATCACGGTGAAGAACAGCACCGAGGCCGAGGTCGAGGGAGCCCGCGCGCTGATCGCCGCGGAGCTCGCCGCCGGGTACACGAGCTACGCCATCGACGCGTCGTTCAACGAGATCCCCGACAACGCCCGGATCACCACGAGCCTCGCGGGCCCGATCGCGGAGCGCGGGCTCGGCCTCGAGGTGGAGGTGGGAGAGATCAAGTCGGTGGGGACCGAGGCGCACCTGTCGACCGTCGCGGAGGCCGTGGATCTCATGGAACGGCTGACGGCGGCGGGGGTTCATCCGGACCTGCTGGCGATCAACAACGGTTCCAAGCACGGCAACTACCTCGAAGGAGAGAAGATCTCCATCGACCTCGACCGCACCGGCGAGATCTACCGGGCCATCCACGAGCGGTTCGGGGTGTCCATCGCCCAGCACGGCATCACCGGGACGCCGCTCCACCTCATCGGGAAGTTCGCGGAGTACGGGATCCGGAAGGGAAACGTCGGCACCCAGTGGCAGAACATCGCCCATGCCGGGCTCCCGCCGGAGCTGATGGGGAAGATGCGCGAATGGGCCAAGGGGGCCGGCAAGGACATCAAGTTCGCCACCAAGCAGTTCAAGGCCGAGATCGACGCGGTTCCCGCCCCGTTTGCGGAAAAGATCGAAAAGGCGGCGTACGACGAGGCGAAGCTGCTCTTCCAGGCGTTCCGGGCCGCCGGCACGGCGAAGATCGTCGCCGAGGCGCTCGCCGCGAGAGCGTAA
- a CDS encoding menaquinone biosynthesis protein, giving the protein MTGNFSPLRVGRIPYANLVPIFHGLATGGIPGGVSFIDGHPSELNRKLRVGELGLSPSSSIEYAVHPDRYLLCPGISISSRRRVMSVLLLSNGPLRQLPPEPVAVTGNSDTSITLLEILLRESLGRANPLVRTELPAAEALRRYPAHLVIGDDAIRAAVDGVAPHVTDLGEWWRRETGKPFVFALWIVARSAWEERRESLSQFSRALLEAKRSAQASIRRGEYPWGGPEWIPPAFLDAYWHCLSYDLGEETEGLSLFYELAAKIGRIPAAPPLRFLDVDPGIPVVK; this is encoded by the coding sequence ATGACAGGAAACTTTTCCCCGCTGCGCGTGGGGCGCATCCCGTACGCCAACCTCGTCCCGATCTTTCACGGGCTCGCGACCGGGGGGATTCCCGGAGGGGTTTCGTTCATCGACGGTCACCCGTCGGAGCTGAACCGGAAGCTGCGCGTCGGGGAACTGGGCCTGTCCCCCTCCTCCTCCATCGAGTACGCCGTCCACCCGGACCGATACCTCCTCTGCCCCGGCATCTCCATCTCGTCGAGGCGCCGCGTGATGAGCGTGCTGCTCCTGTCGAACGGACCGCTGCGGCAGCTTCCCCCCGAGCCGGTCGCGGTCACCGGGAACTCGGACACCTCGATCACGCTGCTCGAGATCCTCCTCCGCGAGTCGCTGGGCCGCGCGAACCCGCTCGTGCGGACGGAGCTTCCCGCGGCGGAGGCGCTGCGCCGCTACCCGGCCCATCTCGTGATCGGGGACGATGCGATCCGGGCGGCCGTCGACGGGGTGGCGCCGCACGTCACCGATCTCGGAGAGTGGTGGCGGCGCGAGACGGGGAAACCGTTCGTCTTCGCCCTCTGGATCGTCGCCCGGAGCGCGTGGGAGGAGCGAAGGGAATCCCTGTCCCAGTTTTCTCGCGCCCTCCTGGAGGCGAAACGATCGGCGCAAGCGTCGATCCGCCGGGGGGAATACCCGTGGGGAGGCCCGGAATGGATCCCCCCCGCCTTCCTGGACGCCTACTGGCACTGCCTCTCCTACGACCTGGGGGAGGAGACGGAGGGCCTTTCCCTGTTCTACGAGCTGGCGGCGAAGATCGGACGGATCCCCGCGGCGCCGCCCCTGCGCTTCCTCGATGTGGACCCGGGGATCCCCGTGGTAAAATAA
- a CDS encoding DUF1858 domain-containing protein — protein sequence MIDKEMKIEDVLRRYPQAIPVFERFGIDCAQCQLSEYENLEHGAKVHGIDLSALLKELNESLAVKG from the coding sequence ATGATCGACAAGGAGATGAAGATCGAGGACGTGCTCCGTCGATATCCGCAAGCGATTCCGGTCTTCGAGCGGTTCGGGATCGATTGCGCCCAGTGCCAGCTCTCCGAATACGAAAACCTGGAGCATGGCGCCAAGGTCCACGGGATCGACCTTTCGGCGCTGCTGAAGGAGTTGAACGAATCGCTGGCGGTGAAGGGGTAA
- the queD gene encoding 6-carboxytetrahydropterin synthase QueD: MNSGLYTLTVRTSFAAAHRLREYDGNCERLHGHNWQVEVTVESPTLDERGIALDFRILKGALHDLLSRFDHRYLNEVPPFDEMNPSSENLARHLYEEMGKSVPAPARVSRVTVWESDDARADYSRSD; the protein is encoded by the coding sequence ATGAATTCCGGCCTGTATACCCTGACCGTGCGGACGTCCTTCGCCGCGGCCCATCGCCTGCGCGAATACGACGGGAACTGCGAGCGCCTGCACGGGCACAACTGGCAGGTGGAAGTCACGGTGGAGTCGCCCACGCTCGACGAACGGGGGATCGCCCTCGATTTCCGGATCCTCAAGGGAGCGCTTCACGACCTTCTCTCCCGGTTCGACCACCGGTACCTGAACGAAGTCCCGCCGTTCGACGAAATGAACCCCTCGTCGGAGAATCTCGCACGCCACTTGTACGAGGAAATGGGGAAATCGGTCCCGGCGCCGGCGCGCGTGTCCCGCGTCACCGTGTGGGAATCGGACGATGCCCGGGCCGACTACTCCCGGAGCGACTAG